A part of Ignavibacteriales bacterium genomic DNA contains:
- the queF gene encoding NADPH-dependent 7-cyano-7-deazaguanine reductase QueF, with protein MSTKLKLVNNKLSLLETFENKYPNRDYEIKHIAPEFTSLCPKTGQPDFATITLEYIPDKLCVELKSYKFYLQSYRNEGIFFESVTNKILDDLVEVTKPRYMKITAEFNTRGGISSVIEAEYEDEDYRNFDDEDIDDLLK; from the coding sequence ATGAGCACAAAACTAAAACTCGTAAACAACAAACTAAGTTTATTAGAAACATTTGAAAACAAATATCCAAACAGGGATTACGAAATAAAACACATTGCACCGGAGTTTACTTCGCTCTGCCCCAAAACCGGGCAGCCGGATTTTGCTACTATAACTCTTGAATACATTCCTGATAAACTTTGTGTGGAATTAAAATCTTACAAGTTTTATCTTCAATCCTATAGAAATGAAGGGATTTTTTTTGAAAGTGTTACTAATAAAATTCTTGATGATCTTGTTGAAGTTACAAAGCCCCGCTATATGAAAATCACTGCGGAGTTTAACACACGCGGCGGTATTTCATCTGTAATTGAAGCTGAATATGAGGATGAAGATTACAGGAATTTTGATGATGAAGATATTGATGATTTGCTTAAATAA
- a CDS encoding LOG family protein: MKKTITVFGSSLPIEGEVEFETAYRLGSLLAQKGFNVCTGGYQGIMNAVSKGAYENQGEAIGIMVDFWNSTPSKYLTKKIECDTLFERIEKLISAGDAYVILQGGTGTLLELAAVWEFMNKDLSPLKPAACHSSVWSEITSTMDKQMLKEKRKTGLIKPFDTVEEIVEFLSNELNGK, from the coding sequence ATGAAAAAAACAATTACAGTATTTGGAAGTTCTCTTCCGATTGAGGGAGAGGTAGAGTTTGAGACAGCTTATCGGCTTGGCAGCTTGCTCGCGCAAAAAGGGTTTAATGTTTGCACCGGCGGTTATCAAGGTATAATGAACGCAGTTTCAAAAGGTGCTTATGAAAATCAGGGAGAAGCAATCGGAATTATGGTAGATTTCTGGAATTCCACACCGAGCAAATATCTTACAAAAAAAATTGAATGCGATACTCTCTTCGAACGAATTGAAAAATTAATTTCTGCCGGTGATGCTTACGTTATTCTTCAGGGGGGGACCGGCACCTTGCTGGAGCTTGCCGCTGTTTGGGAATTTATGAATAAGGATTTGTCTCCTTTAAAACCTGCCGCCTGCCATTCAAGTGTTTGGAGCGAAATTACTTCAACAATGGACAAGCAAATGTTGAAAGAAAAACGTAAGACCGGATTGATAAAACCATTTGACACAGTTGAAGAAATTGTAGAGTTTCTTTCTAATGAGTTAAATGGAAAATAA
- the queC gene encoding 7-cyano-7-deazaguanine synthase QueC: MKKETKNIAVIAVSGGMDSCVTAAIANMEYNLAFAHFNYGQRTEKRELKAFNEIADHFRVKERLIIDYTHLAKIGGSSLTDKNIEVTKADLENKNIPSSYVPFRNANILSACVSWAEVLNASAVFIGAVYEDSSGYPDCRPDFFSAYEKMIDLGTKPETKIKIVTPIINLSKAEIVKKGIELDAPLHLTWSCYQNEDEACGVCDSCALRLRGFQQAGFEDTIKYKVRPKY, translated from the coding sequence ATGAAAAAAGAAACAAAAAATATTGCAGTTATTGCCGTAAGCGGAGGAATGGATAGCTGTGTTACTGCTGCAATTGCAAATATGGAATACAATCTTGCGTTTGCACATTTTAATTATGGGCAGCGAACAGAGAAGCGGGAGTTGAAAGCCTTCAATGAAATTGCAGATCATTTTAGAGTAAAAGAAAGATTAATAATTGATTACACACACCTTGCAAAAATCGGCGGCTCATCGCTTACTGATAAAAATATTGAAGTGACTAAAGCAGACTTAGAAAATAAAAACATTCCTTCTTCTTACGTTCCATTTAGAAATGCGAACATACTTTCCGCCTGCGTAAGCTGGGCTGAAGTTTTAAACGCAAGTGCTGTTTTTATCGGAGCAGTTTATGAAGATTCTTCCGGATATCCTGATTGCAGACCGGATTTTTTTTCTGCTTACGAAAAAATGATTGATCTTGGAACAAAACCGGAGACAAAAATTAAAATTGTTACTCCTATTATAAATTTATCTAAAGCAGAAATTGTTAAAAAAGGAATTGAACTTGATGCACCGCTTCACTTAACTTGGAGCTGCTATCAAAATGAAGATGAAGCATGCGGAGTTTGTGATAGTTGTGCATTACGTTTACGCGGTTTTCAGCAAGCAGGATTTGAAGACACAATAAAATATAAAGTTAGACCAAAGTATTAG
- a CDS encoding glycosyltransferase family 9 protein produces MKILVIALSGIGDALMFTPALKLLKKSSPDSSIDALVMFGAVKEIYDKNPFIDSVLHFNFLRENIFVSLKFVLHLRKKYDSIISIYPSNRKEYNLISFLIGAKKRAAVEYLRDNKMNLGWLNNITVKEDDSVHNVQTNIKLIEKLLNKNFDDEPPMEIYLSNEEEEFAEKYLNELNINKSDLVIGFHPGCATLKNHIKRRWEAEKFAALAGKLITKKYAKIFLFGGPEEEELKSLINSMIDSENSLIIKTETFLQSIAVMKRCNLFITNDSALMHVASALKLKVVAIIGPTNTNYIHPWKTEYRIASLNLECSPCFFYSPKPLSCSRTDIKFKCIKELEVDLVYAKAEELLEQ; encoded by the coding sequence ATGAAGATTTTAGTAATAGCTCTTTCCGGTATTGGCGATGCGTTGATGTTTACTCCCGCCTTGAAGCTGCTAAAAAAATCTTCGCCTGATTCAAGTATTGATGCGCTGGTTATGTTCGGAGCGGTTAAAGAGATATATGATAAAAACCCTTTCATAGATAGTGTTCTTCATTTTAATTTTTTAAGAGAAAATATTTTTGTCTCATTAAAGTTTGTTCTTCATTTGAGGAAAAAATATGATTCAATAATCTCTATTTATCCTTCCAACCGCAAAGAATATAATCTAATCAGCTTTTTAATTGGTGCAAAGAAAAGGGCTGCTGTTGAGTATCTCCGTGACAATAAAATGAATCTCGGCTGGTTAAATAATATTACTGTTAAAGAAGATGATTCTGTCCATAACGTCCAAACAAATATTAAGCTTATCGAAAAGCTTCTTAACAAAAATTTTGATGATGAACCTCCAATGGAAATTTATCTTTCAAATGAAGAAGAAGAGTTTGCTGAAAAATACTTGAATGAATTAAACATTAATAAATCTGATTTAGTAATCGGATTTCACCCCGGCTGTGCAACATTAAAAAATCATATCAAACGAAGGTGGGAAGCAGAAAAGTTTGCTGCGCTTGCAGGGAAATTAATAACTAAGAAATACGCTAAAATATTTTTATTCGGCGGGCCGGAAGAAGAAGAATTAAAATCTTTAATCAATTCAATGATTGATTCAGAGAATTCACTCATAATAAAAACAGAAACGTTTCTTCAAAGCATTGCAGTAATGAAACGATGTAATTTATTTATCACCAATGATTCAGCATTGATGCATGTTGCTTCAGCATTAAAGTTAAAAGTCGTTGCCATTATTGGACCCACAAACACAAACTATATTCATCCGTGGAAAACAGAATACAGAATTGCTTCGCTAAATCTTGAATGCTCGCCGTGTTTTTTTTATTCCCCAAAACCACTGAGTTGTTCGAGAACAGATATTAAGTTTAAATGTATTAAAGAGCTTGAAGTGGATTTAGTTTATGCAAAAGCAGAAGAATTATTAGAACAATAA
- a CDS encoding glutamate racemase, with protein MEKEKPIGVFDSGIGGLTVVKRLSSMLPAENLIYFGDTARVPYGSKSNSTVIEYSLQNAHFLMEKNVKAIVVACNTASSVAIQELKNNFKVPIIGMIEPGAKYALSNSSSGRIGVIGTRATIANQAYSKEIKKLNPDVEVFEKACPLFVPLAEEGWIEHSATYEIAEEYLKELRDLKIDTLVLGCTHYPILANVIQKVIGENVKLIDSGIASAEVVRSEISRIGFETNSFGMGNHQFYVSDIPAKFQEVAELFLGRQISHVQKVDLEYLTAFNIHKPLQ; from the coding sequence ATGGAAAAAGAAAAACCCATTGGTGTGTTTGATTCCGGTATTGGCGGGCTTACTGTCGTAAAAAGATTGTCATCAATGCTGCCTGCCGAAAATCTAATATACTTTGGAGATACTGCACGCGTACCTTACGGATCAAAATCCAATTCAACGGTGATTGAATATTCTTTACAAAATGCGCACTTCCTGATGGAGAAAAATGTTAAAGCAATTGTGGTCGCATGCAACACTGCCTCATCTGTAGCCATTCAGGAATTGAAGAATAATTTTAAAGTGCCGATCATCGGGATGATTGAGCCGGGGGCAAAATATGCACTTAGTAATTCTTCCTCCGGAAGAATAGGAGTTATTGGAACGCGCGCTACAATTGCCAATCAAGCTTATTCGAAAGAAATCAAAAAATTAAATCCTGACGTGGAAGTATTTGAAAAAGCCTGCCCCCTTTTTGTTCCGCTTGCCGAAGAAGGATGGATTGAACACTCAGCCACTTATGAAATAGCCGAAGAATATCTAAAGGAGCTTCGTGATTTGAAGATTGATACGTTAGTGCTTGGCTGCACCCACTACCCGATACTTGCAAATGTAATTCAGAAAGTAATTGGCGAAAATGTAAAGCTAATTGATTCAGGAATTGCGTCTGCAGAAGTTGTTCGCAGTGAAATTTCCAGAATTGGATTTGAAACAAATTCATTCGGAATGGGTAACCATCAGTTTTATGTGAGTGATATCCCGGCAAAATTTCAGGAGGTGGCAGAATTATTTTTGGGCAGACAAATTAGCCATGTGCAAAAAGTTGATCTCGAATATTTGACCGCGTTTAATATTCACAAGCCTCTTCAATAA
- a CDS encoding HD domain-containing protein yields the protein MTDLTELKKEFLTARDHLLRSKKKQVDAFKFSMELSHLVEEYIRNIAGANKFNFALASAGSFSRRELSPFSDIDIMFIASSVEESKDEIASLVTKFWDSGMEVSHTIRDFSDIQKFAVEDLHTFTQFFETRFLLGSAKIYDQWNQDLINSLTEKLQVDILKKLIVDVQIRYDKYGDSPKLLEPNVKLSAGSLRDLQSIEWMYIIANKVLLNKQTELTQVEAFISILKENALTTCTECSRLLESYRLILGVRNLLHLISDQRTDRFEFTYQNKISKMFSHQTNALEIFMQSYFNASNTIYRFTKSMIKKFQDEITNPLPDSLSMDLDDDFVLKGKTIFYKGTKSPTLSIILRGFFYRGEHSARFDETFRSNIIEYAESHNDSDSIKNESSVFFREILKMPKNVGQTLSVMNELGLLGTFLPEFKELNGFMQHGVYHCYTADVHTLITIQNLEKLERDSSILGKIYSSFRTKEILFLAMLFHDIAKPINISGHEIIGSEMASSIMQRLGYSELEMNKVCFLVKNHLLMEQVAFRRNLNDPGTLNNFVSNFNTVEELDLLYLVTYADLSAVNSAVWTVWKSELLSELYRKSKEMIEQQITGEDLLINNTYVVPKQITKHSSEISEENVKEHIDALNDSAYMQQFSDEEIALHIEKINRGEQVSVIFKQLEHFTNVTIITRDFPSLLSKLCGVLSINDANIYDAKIFTRKDGIVIDTFNVADFRTEKKIEVARFAKIEKDFERVVNGLLQLNQEMTKLKSRWWRIESKFFNRSGKVKISFEKHERYTIIDVFSPDRLGFLYHLTHKMNELGLMIYFAKISTKGDDIVDSFYVLDRNNKKISESDLNFITEALLETIKQII from the coding sequence ATGACCGATTTAACCGAACTAAAAAAAGAATTTCTTACTGCACGCGACCATCTTCTCCGATCCAAGAAAAAACAAGTTGATGCTTTTAAATTCAGTATGGAGCTGAGTCATCTCGTCGAGGAGTACATAAGAAATATCGCCGGCGCAAATAAATTTAACTTTGCTCTGGCTTCTGCAGGAAGTTTCAGCAGACGAGAGCTTTCTCCTTTCTCCGATATTGACATTATGTTTATTGCCTCTTCCGTTGAAGAATCAAAAGATGAAATTGCTTCACTCGTTACAAAATTTTGGGACAGCGGTATGGAAGTTTCGCATACAATCAGAGATTTTTCCGATATACAAAAATTTGCGGTTGAAGACCTTCACACATTTACTCAGTTTTTTGAAACACGATTTTTACTCGGCTCTGCAAAAATTTATGACCAGTGGAATCAAGATCTTATTAATTCTCTAACGGAAAAATTACAAGTTGATATCCTCAAAAAGTTGATTGTTGATGTTCAAATTCGATATGATAAATATGGCGATTCGCCGAAGCTTCTCGAACCGAATGTCAAACTTTCCGCCGGCTCGCTTCGTGATCTTCAGAGCATCGAATGGATGTATATCATTGCTAATAAAGTTTTACTAAATAAACAAACGGAACTTACACAGGTGGAGGCATTCATTTCAATCTTAAAGGAAAATGCTTTAACAACGTGTACAGAATGTTCGAGACTTCTGGAAAGCTATAGACTTATTCTTGGTGTTAGAAACCTGCTTCATTTAATTTCTGATCAGCGCACAGATCGTTTTGAATTCACTTATCAAAATAAAATTTCTAAAATGTTTAGTCATCAGACTAATGCACTTGAAATTTTTATGCAAAGTTATTTTAATGCTTCAAATACAATTTATAGATTTACAAAATCAATGATTAAAAAATTTCAGGATGAAATTACAAATCCTTTGCCCGACTCTCTTTCAATGGATTTGGATGACGATTTTGTTTTGAAAGGTAAAACAATTTTTTATAAAGGAACAAAGTCTCCAACATTATCAATTATCCTTCGGGGATTTTTTTATCGCGGTGAACACAGTGCAAGGTTTGATGAAACCTTTCGCTCGAATATAATTGAGTATGCTGAAAGTCATAACGACTCTGATTCCATTAAAAATGAATCCTCCGTTTTCTTCCGGGAAATTTTAAAAATGCCGAAAAATGTTGGTCAAACTTTATCCGTTATGAATGAACTTGGATTGCTCGGTACATTTCTTCCTGAGTTTAAAGAGCTTAACGGTTTTATGCAGCATGGCGTTTATCATTGTTACACGGCAGATGTTCATACTTTAATAACTATTCAAAATCTTGAAAAACTTGAACGCGATAGTTCTATTCTCGGGAAAATTTATTCTTCATTCAGGACTAAAGAAATTCTTTTTTTAGCAATGCTTTTCCATGACATCGCCAAACCAATTAATATTTCCGGACACGAAATTATTGGATCGGAAATGGCTTCTTCTATTATGCAGCGGCTTGGATACAGTGAGTTAGAGATGAATAAAGTTTGCTTCCTTGTAAAAAATCATTTATTAATGGAACAGGTGGCTTTCAGAAGAAACCTTAATGACCCCGGCACTCTAAATAATTTTGTTTCTAATTTTAATACCGTCGAAGAACTTGACCTGCTTTACCTTGTTACTTATGCAGATCTTTCTGCTGTTAATTCTGCTGTATGGACTGTTTGGAAAAGTGAACTCCTTTCAGAACTTTACCGCAAATCTAAAGAGATGATTGAACAGCAAATTACCGGTGAAGATCTCCTAATCAATAATACCTATGTTGTCCCAAAGCAAATTACAAAGCATTCCTCTGAAATTTCAGAAGAAAATGTAAAAGAACATATTGATGCGTTAAATGATTCGGCTTATATGCAGCAATTTTCTGATGAAGAAATAGCACTGCATATCGAAAAAATTAATCGCGGTGAGCAAGTCTCGGTTATTTTTAAACAACTTGAACATTTTACCAATGTAACAATTATCACTCGGGATTTTCCCTCGCTGCTTTCTAAACTGTGCGGAGTTTTATCTATCAATGATGCAAACATCTATGATGCAAAAATCTTTACACGAAAAGACGGCATCGTGATAGATACTTTTAATGTCGCCGATTTCCGAACGGAGAAGAAAATTGAAGTTGCACGGTTTGCGAAAATTGAAAAGGATTTTGAACGTGTTGTAAACGGATTGCTTCAACTAAATCAGGAAATGACTAAACTAAAATCCCGCTGGTGGCGAATCGAAAGTAAATTTTTTAATCGAAGCGGCAAAGTTAAAATCAGTTTTGAAAAGCATGAACGCTATACTATTATAGATGTGTTCTCGCCGGATAGACTTGGGTTTCTTTATCATCTTACGCACAAAATGAATGAGTTGGGTTTGATGATCTACTTTGCGAAAATCTCTACTAAGGGTGATGATATAGTTGATTCATTTTATGTACTTGATCGAAATAATAAAAAAATTTCTGAGAGTGATCTTAATTTTATTACCGAAGCGCTGCTTGAAACTATTAAACAAATAATCTGA
- a CDS encoding SLC13 family permease, whose protein sequence is MTIAAILAVLVALGCLAFLMFTKISPEVVMMAGLTVLVVAGVIPIKDAVAGFSNEGLLTVGVMFIIAAGLRDTGAMELFSVKLFGRTNSVRKAQARIMAPIMALSGFLNNTPLVAAFIPAISDWSKKNGISPSKLMIPLSYAAILGGTITIIGTSTNLVVNGLLTSETGKGFGFFEIAWVGIPCAAAGFLYVLAFGKWLLPGRKSAIEAFSNPKEYTIEMIVEPAGSLINTTIEAAGLRHLPGLFLIEIDRKGKIIAAPTPDEILLENDRLIFTGVTESIVDLQKIKGLTPSTDQIFKLDTPRQDRCLIEAVVSGRNPLIGKTIKEGEFRSVYNAVVIGVARDGERLKEKIGDIELKIADTLLLETHDSFISRYKNTRDFLLIRQIEDSSPRDHKKGWIAWSILLLMILLASFEVINILTAALLAVGAMLMTKCVNSNTARRSIELQVLIVIGASFGIGKALELTGAAQVISQSFLSIVGDNPIFVLACVYFLTMVMTEMITNNAAAIIMFPIAFATANSLGLNFMPFAIAITMAASASFSTPIGYQTNLMVYGPGGYKFNDYFKIGIPLNLMMWIISIIIIPQVWSFY, encoded by the coding sequence ATGACCATTGCTGCAATTCTGGCTGTACTTGTTGCCCTCGGATGCCTTGCTTTTCTGATGTTTACAAAGATATCGCCCGAAGTTGTTATGATGGCAGGGTTAACGGTTTTGGTTGTAGCAGGAGTTATCCCCATTAAAGACGCTGTCGCTGGTTTTTCTAATGAAGGATTATTAACGGTTGGCGTAATGTTTATTATCGCCGCAGGTTTACGCGATACCGGCGCAATGGAGTTATTCAGTGTTAAATTATTCGGGCGCACAAACTCTGTAAGAAAAGCACAGGCAAGGATTATGGCGCCTATTATGGCATTGAGTGGATTCCTTAATAATACTCCATTGGTTGCTGCATTTATTCCAGCAATTTCTGATTGGTCAAAGAAGAATGGAATTTCACCATCCAAATTGATGATCCCTTTAAGCTATGCAGCCATACTTGGCGGAACGATTACGATAATCGGAACGAGTACAAACCTTGTTGTAAATGGATTACTTACTTCAGAAACAGGAAAAGGCTTTGGTTTTTTTGAAATTGCCTGGGTAGGAATTCCATGCGCGGCAGCCGGTTTCTTGTATGTACTTGCCTTTGGCAAATGGCTTTTACCCGGAAGGAAATCTGCTATTGAAGCATTTTCAAACCCAAAAGAATACACAATAGAAATGATAGTTGAACCGGCAGGCTCTTTAATTAATACTACAATTGAAGCTGCCGGGTTAAGACATCTGCCCGGTTTATTTTTAATTGAAATTGATCGAAAGGGAAAAATTATTGCTGCCCCTACCCCGGATGAAATTTTACTCGAAAATGACAGGCTAATATTTACCGGTGTCACCGAATCCATTGTTGACCTTCAAAAAATCAAAGGGTTAACTCCATCCACCGATCAAATATTTAAATTAGATACGCCAAGACAGGATAGATGTTTAATCGAGGCGGTTGTTTCGGGGCGTAATCCTTTAATAGGTAAAACAATTAAAGAAGGTGAGTTCAGATCTGTTTATAATGCAGTTGTTATTGGTGTTGCGCGTGATGGCGAAAGGTTAAAAGAAAAAATTGGGGACATAGAATTAAAAATAGCAGATACCTTGCTGCTTGAAACACACGATTCATTTATCAGCCGGTACAAAAACACAAGGGATTTTTTATTGATTAGACAAATTGAAGATTCTTCACCGCGCGATCATAAAAAAGGATGGATTGCATGGTCAATTCTATTATTAATGATTTTACTTGCAAGCTTCGAGGTAATTAATATTTTAACAGCAGCATTACTGGCAGTTGGGGCAATGCTGATGACTAAATGTGTGAATTCAAATACTGCCCGACGGAGTATTGAGCTACAAGTACTCATTGTGATTGGGGCATCGTTCGGAATTGGCAAAGCATTGGAACTCACGGGGGCTGCTCAGGTTATTTCTCAATCATTTCTTTCGATTGTTGGAGATAATCCCATATTCGTTTTAGCCTGCGTTTATTTTTTGACGATGGTTATGACAGAGATGATTACTAACAATGCAGCCGCAATAATTATGTTTCCAATTGCTTTTGCAACTGCAAATTCGCTTGGATTGAATTTTATGCCGTTTGCAATCGCAATAACTATGGCTGCCTCAGCAAGCTTCTCAACTCCAATCGGTTACCAAACGAATCTTATGGTTTATGGACCGGGTGGGTATAAATTTAATGACTACTTTAAAATAGGAATACCGCTGAATTTGATGATGTGGATTATTTCAATAATAATAATTCCGCAAGTCTGGTCTTTCTATTAA
- a CDS encoding DUF2723 domain-containing protein gives MNFKLYHRIIAAFVFIITAIVLFSTLQPSVSFWDCGEFIASSYYLQVPHPPGTPFFLLLGRIFAMIPFAENIGLRINTISVLSSAAAILLLYLVAVKLIQNYRGKQPANLFEALAIYISSAIGALSFAFSDTFWFNGSEAEVYAFSTFLFAGVTYLIIRWNERADNADSGKYLIMIAYLLGISTGVHLMSVLAMVPVVMVILFRKYLEDETITKQTGYIFLVHIAIILILAVAWWSGQKDTTPPMQEAYEAFDSKFKMFILGISLAIFLIFWKKIFNRSSFYLPIIIGSLALFFVYPGVVKLLPAIMTSIAGNDLTIEMFLLALIFIGLGYGMYYATKNNKPTMHLVFTSMLFVMLGFTSFAMVIIRSNQNPPMNENEPNDFTELVSYLNREQYGDFPIFKRRFSSEPHQMGIYTNYSSDFDFFYSFQMNHMMTRYLFWNYAGREGWTQDDGANIAPFNDIGNIFGKILAINFAGDMKDSLFGIPLLIGLLGIYFHFRRDWKMASIFMIMFIMMGYLTAFYQNQQQPQPRERDYFYVGAFFVFSIWIAIGVIELFYLVREKIKSEQLKNAAAITVLAVAIILIPVKMVIANYHTHDRSNNWVPWDYSYNLLQSCAPNAVLFTNGDNDTFPLWYLQDVEGVRRDVRIVNLSLLNTNWYIKQLKNNDPYNVGKVEMRLTDVQIDQMRPIEWKPKEVTIPLPGDLTSHTLSGDFLKQFSITDSSVARMGAVKFMMNNTLTFGEIKAIRVQDLMVREIIEANNWRRPIYFAVTCSEDSKIGIGDYLRMEGMALRLVPEKRQQGKEFVQQELLAAQLIENKGYSKDFKPGFKFRGISDPNIFFDDNQTRMIQNYRNSFLRLAISYVYSNQNDKALATLDQMERQVPRKIRGMDFGLKFELSNIYLNAGGMNQYKEIAAELEKEALQKLDDNVQDTQTYYNPYRVLVEIYQNLKEYGKLIDVYQRLSALYPDDQNLKQQIENYKKLAAGKRKESE, from the coding sequence ATGAACTTTAAATTATATCACAGAATAATTGCAGCATTCGTATTTATAATTACAGCAATTGTTCTTTTCTCAACCTTACAACCATCGGTTTCCTTTTGGGATTGCGGCGAGTTTATCGCATCAAGCTACTATTTACAAGTACCCCACCCACCGGGAACTCCTTTCTTTCTCCTTCTCGGAAGAATCTTTGCAATGATTCCATTTGCAGAGAATATTGGACTAAGAATAAACACTATTTCGGTATTATCAAGTGCGGCGGCAATCCTGCTTTTATATTTGGTTGCTGTCAAACTGATTCAGAATTATCGCGGCAAACAACCGGCAAATCTTTTTGAAGCTTTGGCGATTTATATTTCTTCGGCAATTGGCGCTTTATCTTTTGCTTTTAGTGATACTTTTTGGTTCAACGGTTCCGAAGCAGAAGTTTATGCCTTTAGTACTTTTTTATTTGCAGGAGTTACATATTTAATTATTCGATGGAATGAACGAGCCGATAATGCGGACAGCGGAAAATATTTAATCATGATCGCTTACCTGCTTGGCATTTCTACCGGAGTACATTTGATGAGTGTGCTTGCGATGGTGCCTGTTGTGATGGTTATCCTTTTTAGAAAGTATCTCGAAGATGAAACAATTACAAAACAAACCGGGTATATTTTTCTTGTGCACATTGCTATTATTTTAATTCTTGCTGTTGCCTGGTGGTCGGGTCAAAAAGATACAACCCCGCCCATGCAGGAAGCTTACGAAGCATTCGACAGTAAATTTAAAATGTTCATACTCGGAATCAGTCTTGCTATCTTTTTAATTTTTTGGAAGAAGATTTTTAATAGAAGCTCTTTTTATTTGCCAATTATTATCGGCAGTCTTGCTTTGTTTTTTGTTTATCCCGGCGTTGTAAAATTGCTCCCTGCTATTATGACTTCCATTGCTGGAAATGATTTGACAATTGAAATGTTTTTACTTGCTCTTATTTTTATCGGGCTTGGTTACGGAATGTACTATGCAACGAAGAATAACAAGCCAACAATGCACCTGGTTTTTACTTCAATGCTGTTTGTTATGCTTGGCTTCACCTCTTTTGCAATGGTTATAATCCGCTCCAATCAAAACCCTCCGATGAATGAAAATGAGCCGAATGATTTCACAGAATTAGTCTCATATCTTAACCGCGAACAGTACGGCGACTTTCCAATATTCAAAAGAAGATTTTCCAGCGAACCTCATCAAATGGGTATTTATACAAATTACTCCAGTGATTTTGATTTCTTTTATTCCTTTCAGATGAATCACATGATGACTCGATACTTGTTCTGGAATTATGCCGGACGCGAAGGATGGACTCAGGATGATGGTGCAAACATTGCCCCATTTAATGATATTGGAAATATATTCGGAAAAATACTTGCTATTAATTTTGCCGGTGATATGAAAGATTCACTTTTTGGCATTCCATTGTTAATAGGATTGCTCGGAATTTATTTTCACTTCCGGCGAGATTGGAAAATGGCTTCCATCTTTATGATTATGTTTATAATGATGGGATACCTGACTGCGTTTTATCAAAATCAGCAGCAGCCCCAGCCAAGGGAGAGGGATTATTTTTACGTTGGCGCATTCTTTGTCTTTTCAATATGGATCGCAATAGGAGTGATTGAACTTTTTTATCTTGTTCGCGAAAAGATAAAAAGTGAACAGCTAAAAAATGCTGCAGCAATTACAGTGCTCGCTGTAGCTATTATTTTAATCCCGGTCAAAATGGTAATAGCGAATTATCACACACACGATAGAAGCAACAACTGGGTTCCATGGGATTATTCATATAACCTTCTGCAAAGCTGTGCACCTAATGCTGTTCTTTTTACAAATGGGGACAACGATACATTCCCTCTTTGGTATTTGCAGGATGTTGAAGGAGTTCGCAGGGATGTAAGAATTGTCAATCTCAGTTTGTTGAATACTAATTGGTACATAAAGCAATTAAAAAACAATGACCCTTACAATGTTGGCAAAGTTGAAATGCGGCTGACAGATGTTCAAATAGATCAGATGAGACCGATTGAATGGAAACCAAAAGAAGTTACAATCCCGCTGCCGGGAGATTTGACTTCACATACTTTATCTGGAGATTTTCTGAAGCAGTTCAGCATAACTGATTCATCGGTTGCCAGGATGGGGGCAGTTAAATTTATGATGAACAACACTCTTACTTTCGGCGAAATCAAAGCTATCCGTGTTCAGGATTTAATGGTGAGAGAAATAATTGAAGCTAATAACTGGCGACGTCCGATTTACTTTGCTGTGACTTGCTCGGAGGACAGTAAAATTGGAATTGGTGACTACCTGCGGATGGAAGGAATGGCTTTAAGATTAGTGCCTGAAAAACGTCAGCAAGGTAAAGAGTTTGTTCAGCAGGAACTGCTCGCTGCCCAACTGATCGAGAATAAAGGATACAGCAAAGATTTCAAACCCGGGTTTAAATTCAGAGGTATCAGCGACCCGAATATTTTCTTTGATGATAACCAAACACGGATGATACAAAATTATCGAAATTCATTCCTGCGGCTTGCGATCAGTTATGTTTATTCCAATCAAAACGATAAAGCTCTTGCTACCCTTGATCAGATGGAACGGCAGGTTCCTCGAAAAATACGCGGTATGGATTTCGGATTGAAGTTTGAACTTTCAAATATTTATCTGAATGCAGGTGGAATGAATCAGTATAAAGAAATTGCTGCTGAACTCGAAAAAGAAGCACTCCAAAAGCTTGATGATAATGTTCAGGATACCCAAACATATTACAATCCTTACAGAGTGCTTGTCGAAATTTATCAGAACTTAAAAGAGTACGGAAAGCTGATTGATGTATATCAACGTTTGTCTGCATTATATCCTGACGATCAAAATCTTAAACAGCAAATTGAGAATTATAAAAAATTGGCTGCCGGAAAGAGAAAAGAATCCGAATAG